A window of Mercenaria mercenaria strain notata chromosome 16, MADL_Memer_1, whole genome shotgun sequence contains these coding sequences:
- the LOC123540516 gene encoding uncharacterized protein LOC123540516 — protein MSILSIFVLLCCIAVHDSSDTCSGDSCKKFQLNKDNFNKRLRGHGLYEMIVPGHHDCVRNCLYLSVCKSIDFYRKDKTCKLNDVNSTQVTNSDFEQQNGAIFSDITVWPCAMAGKCGSRPCSKRQRCIQGEDTHRCADISCGRPPYVQNGKATLVTPGGYMYGDNATVTCDTGYSPAQTTVQCNILEKWDNTVCVKNQKDEDDSKTIDV, from the exons ATGTCaattttaagtatatttgttttactgTGCTGCATAGCCGTGCACGACAGTTCCGACACTTGTTCCGGGGATTCCTGCAAAAAGTTCCAACTGAACaaagataattttaacaaacgtTTACGCGGGCATGGACTTTATGAAATGATAGTGCCGGGGCACCATGACTGTGTGAGGAATTGCTTATATCTGTCAGTATGTAAGTCAATCGACTTCTACAGAAAAGACAAGACGTGCAAGTTAAACGACGTGAATAGTACACAGGTGACGAACTCCGACTTTGAGCAGCAAAATGGCGCCATATTTTCAGACATTACAGTATGGCCATGC GCAATGGCGGGAAAATGTGGATCACGGCCATGTTCAAAGAGACAAAGATGTATCCAAGGCGAAGATACTCATCGCTGTGCAGACATTT CTTGTGGCCGTCCTCCATATGTACAGAATGGAAAGGCGACGCTTGTCACACCAGGTGGATACATGTATGGAGATAATGCTACTGTGACGTGTGACACAGGGTACAGCCCAGCACAGACAACTGTCCAATGTAACATTCTGGAAAAATGGGACAATACTGTTTGTGTGAAAAATCAAAAAGACGAGGATGACAGTAAAACTATCGATGTTTAA